The sequence atgagaaaagtttaaaattataaaaaataaaataatattttgggctATCAAATGTAAAGATGTATTACATAAAAGACAGAATCATAAAcctaaaggaaaagataattaaatgtaacaattttaaattttataaatttataaacatcACAAAGTGTTAATATAATCTGTAGGAGTGAAGATGCTTTCATTtcatgtaatgtatatatatatatatatatatatatatacacacacacacacacacagtatatacatatatattcactatatatatatgtagtgaaaaggcaacccatagaatggaagaaaatatttataaattatatacaatgtaacattgtgtatcaactatattcaaataaaaaatttaatatccacaatatataaagaacttctataatttaacaacaacaacaacaaacaaacagtttaatgggcaaaggatttgaatacatATTCATCcaaggaaaatacacaaatagccaacaagtatatgaaaaaatgctcaacatcactaattgttagaagtgcaaatcaaaaccacgctgAGGTATTACTTCACACCTCTTAGGGTGgtcactatcaaaataaaaacaagaagaaaccagaaaataacaagtgctggcagggatgtggagatgtggaaaaattggaaccttcTGCACTGTTAGTAAGAAagtaaatggtgcagccactctagaaaactatgggaagtttctcaaaaaattaaaagtagaaataccatattaTACAACAATCTggcttctgggtatatatctaaaagaattgaaaacaagatCTTGAAGACATATTTGCAcacctgtgttcattgcagcattattcccaaTAGCTTAGAGgaggaaacaacttaaatatccatcagtggaggaatggatagagaaaatgtggcatatatacataatggacTAGAATTCagctttacaaaagaaaaaaaaaatccttacatgctacaatatggttAACATTCGAAGATGCTATGGTAACTGAAATAAGCCAAgcacaaaatgacaaatactgcatgatccaCTTACATAAATCTCTAGTAGTCAAACTCTTGGAAACAGAAGGTGGAATGGTGTTTGCCAGGAGCTAGCAAGATGTGCAAAGGGGAGTTTTTGGTAAATGAGGATAGAGTTTtacttttgcaagatgaaaaatttctagaaatctgttgcacAAAAAGGTACACATAGTAACaatactgtacacttaaaaatatttaaaatgtaaaaaaaaaatttaaatgttgtatgatttttgccacaataaaaaaaataaccagagaaGCACATATTTAAACAGATAAATCATCAAAACAAACTgagtaaaaaaatacattttagaataataacatttatataaattccatttatatcaagttaaaaacacacaaaatgtttTTATGCACAGTGTATGAAATATGAGGGAAATGATTTTAAGAACATACAAAGGAATGATACTTGTGGAGTTGATAATGATGACCTTTGCTACAATAAAAGAACTGGGTGAAGATGGTTGCTTGGGGTCTTGATTatctctaataaaatattttggtagtAAAAGAGAATctaaaatgtggcaaaatgttagaAATTTGATAAAACTACATGCTATATCAATGTCTACCCTTAATTCTACAATTGAAATAAttcataagaaataaatacaaatataccCAAAGAACCCAATGAACTTTAGGGACCTGGTTCCCTtaggttttgaaaataaaattttagtctaAAATATAGCATGCACACATGGCTCAGAATACTATCTTTAAAGCACGCTTTAATCTATAATTAGTATATTGCACATATTGCTTAAGAGGCAATGAAGAAAGAATTGGGTAAAAGCCTCTAAAAATGTTCCTGGATGTTCAGAAGAGAGCAGAGCATTTGGATTTGATATCAAAGAGGCTATACAATGTCATTTTATTCTAATATCCATGAACCATAGATGAAACATTATAATTTAGTACACTTTATACAACTTGGAGAGCTTGCATACTTCTTGTTTTGTTGTAATGTGATTTCCTGGAACATAAGGGGGCTTCTTCATTTTCCCTTGTCCATGGGGATTAACACAATATTAATGCTCTTACTGGATTCTTGAGAGATACATGAGAACAAATATGTgtataaacataaatgaaagaataaggtaAAATGAGCTATAACATATATATCAggtagaatttctattttttaagaaagaaatatgtgtttCTTGTAAGTAGATGACAGATCTATCTTCATAGAAACTAGCCTGTTTGCCttgttaaaaaagtaataattcttACACATATTAGGATCCACAAAAATctgagcttgtgtgtgtgtgtgtgtgtgtgtgcgcgcgcgcgcgcgtgtgtgtgtgtatgtgtgtgtgtgtgtgtgtgtttaagagtTTAGAAGAgttggagggtgcctgggtggctcagtcggttgagcctctgacttaggctcgcagttcatgagttcgagccccatgtcgggctctgtgctgacagctcagagcctggagccgggttaggattctgtgtctccctctctctactcctttcccgctcattctctgtctctctctgtctctcaaagatgaagaaatgttaaagagtttAGAAGAGTTGGGATGAGCACGAGGTGTTGTATggtaaccaatttgacaataaatttcatgtttaaaaaaaaacccagtgttaaaaaaaaaagagtttagaagaGTTCATACAATCTTATGCACATTTAGTCAACTAGAGAATTTAGCTGAAAGTGCCCtaattctgaattaaaaatagataaataaattcctatttaattcctctttatttaaaaaaaattttttttaacatttatttattcttgagacagagagagacagagcatgaacgggggaggggcagagagagagggagacacagaatcggaagcaggctccaggctctgagccatcagcccagagcccgacgcggggctcgaactcacggaccgcgagatagtgacctgagctgaagtcggacgcttaacggactgagccacacaggcgccccaattcctctttatttaatgaaatttagtCTTGGACATTTCTAGGTTTCCGACTATACTTAGTgaaccagtttttttctttttaattctttattacaTTGAAAAATGATTAACCCTACCTGgattgaattttaattaaaacaattattcttccaaaaaataaaacatgttatagAAATGTTATAATGgaacatttgatatttttaatatacattatgaatatttttaagtctacaaacaaaatgaattaatatcAACTTATTCTGAGATGTACATGAGTTTTGCATTGAAAAGCTTTATCATCATGATTGTTGCCTAGAAGATCTGTCTGGATCTGACATGTTGGGTCCTCAGCCTATTCATGGCTGCTTTCATCTCCTTATTTCTCAGAGTGTAAATAATGGGGTTCAGTAAAGGTGTAATAATTgaataaaacacagaaagaaatttaTCCACTGAAAAGCTACTGACAGGCCAAGCATAAATGAAGATACATGGCCCAAAGAACAGAGTGACCACAGTAATGTGAGCGGACAGTGTTGACAGAGCCCTGGAGAGTCCACCAGAAGATCGACGTCGGACAGTTACCAGAATGACAGTGTAGGAAACGAGCAAGAGTATGAAGCAGATGAAAGACAACAGTCCACTGTCAGCAGTTACCAGCAACTCCAGAACATAGGTCTCAGTGCAGGCAAGTTTTAGAACTAGGGGAAGGTCACAAAAAATATCGTCCAATATATTGGGACCACAGAAGGGCAAGTTGATAGTAAAAACCATCTGGCTCATCGTATGCACAAAACCGACAACCCAggacagcagcacagagcccgtgagGACTCGGCGGTTCATGATGGATGTGTAATGAAGAGGTTTGCATATTGCAATGTACCGATCAACAGCCATGACTATGAGAAGAGTCATCTCACTGCCCCCTAAAAAGTGGAGGAAGAACATCTGAGCCATACAGCCCCACAAGGAAATAGTTTTGTTCTCCTTGAGAAAATCTGTGACCATCTTAGGGGTTGTGATTGTAGAAATACACATATCCAGAAAGGAGAGATTTCCAAGGAGGAAGTACATTGGTGTGGAGTACAGATGTGAGTCAAAGGTTACGGTGACCACGATGAGAAAGTTTCCTGCCACAATAGCTGCATAGgccaacaaaaatatgaaaaaaaagaaaatttcaagttCCCAAATGTTGGTGAGTCCTAACAAAACAAACTCTGATATCATTGAGCTATTCATTGTATCCATCTAGTCTATATAGGGGTTTTCAGAAAGtcattaaaatgtagaaaatctgaaaaaagtgATGATTTAAACTTTGATAGTTTTGAAGATATGAACATATAGAAAGTAGCATTGGATTcctatagaaagagaaaagatgaacatttctcaaaaaatacaTTCAATTTATTGATTCAAGCAACATTCACATTACCAAATTTTTTTCAGCCAGAAAAGCACCAAAGataagaaatttattgtaaaattttgtAAACAGTGTTTGCAGGTATAGAATGCATCTCCACGTTGATTTGTTGTTTCTATCATGAGTTTATGAGTTTATGAACCATGAGTTCAATGTGTCAATGAGTAAAAGAGCCAAATGACCATTAGTCAAATGATTTAATTCAAGTGGGTAGTAATACAGTCGTATAACTTTGTGGTGATGGTGCTTAATATTTGATCTTTtgcttctttccccttccctaatataaaatattcagatgtgtgcatgtgagttgatatatttttttcagcaaCTTGCTTTAGGGTAATTTATTATATCAATTATACTATATCATCACCCCTCCCTTTTATCTTAAAGAGGTATAGCAATGATTTCGCTTATTCCTGAAGCTATAATCTGGTTATGGATTATCATATGTTCTTATTGCCCCcctaaattataataaaacaagCTTCCTAGGAAGTTTCCAGGCAAGGCCATAAATGTTTCTCAGTTTccaggtttctctctttctcccttcctccttccctccctccctccattctttccttcctcattccctcccttccttttttcctccttccttccttcctccctcccttctttccttccttccttccttccttccttccttccttccttccttccttccttccttctttccttccgtcttcatttcttccttcccctcctcctcctcccatcaatgttgtcctcctcttcctccttcttctgaaTAGCGTTGTGCATTCAGAACAAAACTTGTGTCCTCCACTGCTGAGCCTTTTCGCCTATTTTCCTGAATGTATTATTGCTGGGTTCTTGgctggagtttttattttttccttgtccCTTTATATTGTGTATACAGATGGTCTTTACAAGTAGTGTTTATGTTTCCTTGGCTCCTAAATGCTTATCATTATTGCACCCAGTGCTTTCCTCTGACACTGTTTTGCACTTGTGTGCAGACTGACTCAACTCTTATCTTGGCTCCTACATCCTTAACACTTGTACCCCGTATATGTATCCAGATTGGGCTGACACTGTTGGCTTACTtttatctacttttaattttgatttagaTCTTTTGGTCCtagcatgtttttctttcttcttaaaaaaaaatctattagtgATATACACCAAACACAGAGGTGGAGGCTCatacatatacaaacaaaaagcatGATACTTACAGCACATTCTAGTCCTGGAGCACCAAAACAGAGCATGCAAAACCTactctgaatttctttcttttcttttcttttctttctttttttttttgcttaatagtTCAGGAAATATTCAGAAGTTTTTGTTTAGCCTAACTATCAGAattaaggaaagaaactgaatcaagaataaagatttaaattctGCCCCTGGCCTCAACATTTACTAGAGATGTATACTCTTAACTTTtgaacattgatttatttttccataaaatcaaataataccTACTCTACTACCTCATAGATTGTTATGAGACCCCAGGGTAacatatttggaatatatttgtatattttattaaacaacCATAGATCCTACATAGGTACAATCACATAATTCTATCTGTAGCATTATCTCATTTTCTGATGATTTTAAGGATGCTCAAACCAGTAAGAACCATAGAAGAATCTTACCATGTAAGACTTGGTAAAGAAGACagtgtcaaattatttttctctataaatataaatgatgtaATTACCTTAGTTGTCTTCATTATAAAGATTTAACACCATCATTGTTATTCCATTTCATGCAGTACTTGAGTCTGCGTACTAGTTATGTATAGCTTCAAATTATGCATTTCTCAGTCTTATGGtactaacaggagaaaatcttgagaattataaaagcaattttgtaatattttaatatgtaaaattggaaaattaaaagaaaaaaattgatatttatttagtttttttaacaaTTTGCAAGCCTCTTCATTAAATATATCCATCATATAGATGGATTCTATTCTGTTAGGATAGATGAAATCATTCATTATGACAATTTATACACATGATCaaagataaaatatctttaaaatctaTGTTTTTCTGCTCAGACACAGACAAAAATAAGATagagtatgaaaaagaaaataattcttcttaACGTAAGTCACAGTTAAACCTTAAGTGGAAAGTTTAAACTTTTGCATGATCTGTATTATACAGACGTGATGAGCTGAacaggaatgaaaaataattggATAAAAGTGGATAGGGCCTGGTTTGGTTTCTCTGTAGCAGGAATTTGTCTGAGAATGGGATGCTTGACCTGTGACTGGAGAGCCTGGctctttctgtgccttttttgTGACTAAAGGATGAAAACGTACTGCACTCTTTTCCACTGAGGGCACTTGTCTGGGGAAGAAAAGCTGTGGGATGTCCAATACTGAGTCTCTGTATTCAGTAACAAAGTCTTTTCCATACATTTCCACAAATGCACTTAAACAATATGTGTGGAAATGTGTAACTGGCAGTTCTTTTAATAAGAATAAAGGCTGTGCACTTTTTAGTgatcttgagggtttttttaaatgaatcatctTATGAGAGAATTAGGCCGTGCGTAGATTATCTAACCCAAGGGTAATATTCACTTTTATAGGCAAAAATCAAATTCTGCCAAAATagccattataaatattttcctgattaaaaaataaacttttacaatTAATAGAAAAAGACTTAACATTATAAATACACAAAGGACTTTATTCTCATATATTGATCAAGTTTGAAATattaaagtaacttttaaatGTAGGtagggggcactgggtggctcagttaggttaAGTGAGAgacttgatttgagctcaggtcatgatctcatggttcttgagttcgagccctggtgttgggggtctgtgctgacagcacagattctgctttggattctctctctctctgtccttctctctgcccttcccctgcttgtacacacactcattctctctctctctcaatacacacacacacacacacacacacacacacacacactcacacacgttGGAAGAAGACCAGTGGACTTAGAAAAATAGAAGATAGTCCTTGGCTTGCACAATTaccaaaaacaaatatattaccAGTACAATTAGATAATTATATTGAATAGAAAGTTATATAACTTCAGTGAAGAAAATACTTGTAGACTTGAgggagaagatttttttaaaaaatactgattgaaATTAATCATTGCTGTCACCTAATGTTCCCTAAGTGTTTTCTGTGTTGAAATACATACTGAATGTATGAAGGTAAAAACATATGTGagtaaattaatatgaaaaaaataagtcatatttcccattttattatttgaagtGTTGGTAGATTACATTTTAGACTTATCACAGATGCTAAACTTAGCCAAGTAAGAATCcgatttttccattattttacaacattctaaattcttttagttttttttttatcccaaacATATTAAACTAACCCAAGTTTGTACTGCAAAAAATAAACTCGAACTGTAAAACTGacccctaaaatcaggaatgtGAGTGCTATTTATCAGTCAGACTAGCTGTTCCTCTTACTGAAATTAGATACATTTGTGCAGTTGCTAGTTGACCCAAATTATCTTTTACTGTGGCCCTCATTATCAGATAATATGGTTATCATTCAGTTCTAAGTTTCTGTGAAATTCAGttctgagtttttcttttattaaagggTGCAACTGCAGTTTGGTGTTAGCACTGCTATCCAAACCTACCAGTTCTAGCTGAGGAGTGGTCTCTTTAAAGACGGGCAGACACAGTGAGATCCTGAATATATATCTTGTTTACACCATGAATATATATGACCATCAtttgcagtttttttaaaaaaaggacaagaatcatATACATAAGGTATAGGCTTGTGATCAACTCCCAAagggaattattaaaataaatatgctagGGTTCCCTAGAGTTCAGAGCAAGGACCTCTTCTCTCATTATTTAAGTGGATTGTGTATTCATGAAGTATATCAGCCATGTGAACTTTCTCTAGAAAGTGCTTTGTACTAACTCAGGTGTTTTGGTTGGGGCAGGACAAGCACATTGATAGAAAATTGATCTATTATAGATTATAGTCTTGAGGAAATAGTAATTCTATTAATTTGATTTCCTCAATCTgaatatttgtgattaatttgGTAATTGAATGTATTTATTCAAGTAAAGTTAAAATATTACCCACACTGAACAAAGCATATAAGGAAATTCACAAGTATAGGCCAGTTCTTAGCAGAGAAAAATCTCCTTTTAACatgtaaagggagagagagaaaaagagagaagaaagagcttGAATGAGCAAGCTGGGGAGGCTTTCACCATGGTAATCGATAAAGGAATAATGGTAATCAATAAATGATTGGTTAGTGGAGTTTTGCAATCAACCATTCTAAAGATAGAGAATTTTGCTAGCTCTTTATAATTATATAGAACTTCATGGTAactcaaaagtattaaaaaagatCTGTAGCAACACCTTTACAAAACAATGtaattaagcaaataaaattcttaaagctATCAGTGTAACAATATGATTGCAGATGAGTTCATATGGTACAGAAATTTTTCTGAATACTCTTAAATATAACTCTTCCATGCTTGTCCAATTAAAAGCCTCTTGAAAAGATTACAAGAAAGTGAGGGTAACAAATATATGATACGTGTGGTGCCACATTAATTTCCAAAGGCCACAGCAGACATTGTTAATAAATTTTTCACACTTTTTGATTGAAAccaagaatttgttttttaatttagttcCTTATACAGCCACAGCGATTAAAATTGCcatgaaaaataaaccttttaagaatatttatggtGAGTAAGTGTGTGTCACAGTTCAGTGTGGCATTTGAGATGCTTCAAGAAGAAGCctcttaaatatagaaatcaAAAGATAATATTAGAACAGTATTATGTGCTCTGACCTAATTGTCCAAACCAGTTGGAAAGGATGGCATGCATAGAATTTTTCAGAATAAATCTGAACTGTTAGAAGCACACAATCTGGAGCCAAACTAAAGTaggacaaatatattttaaaaggatgaagaaggggataaacaggaaaaatatctaAGTTTGATATGCAAAGTACATTGTaaagcttttgcactgcaaagaaaaccatcaacaataCAGAAAGTTATTGTACTGGCTGGGGGAAGGTTTTTGCAAgtaatatatccaataaggggttgatacccaaaatatgtaaagaattcatacaactgaacacacaaaaaggaaaaaatctgacaaaaatggtcagaggacctgaacagacattttccaaagaagccatATAGATGGTCAACAGGCTCATGCAAAAGTGCCCAACatgactaatcatcagggaaatgcaaatcaaaaccacaatgacataatACCTTaaacttgtcagaatggctagaatcaaaaagacaagacataacgattgttggtgaggatgtggagaaaaaggaaccttgtgCACCTACCTCTGTTGGTGGGATGTAATGtacaggcactgtggaaaacattatggagatttctctaaaaattaaaaatagaattaccatgttatctagtaattccactgttggatatttaaccaaagaaaatgaaaacactaatttgaaaagatttatgcACCCCCTacatttattgtagcattatttataatatccaagatatggaagcaaccaaagtgtccgttactagatgaatggataaggaagatattatacatgtgcatgcacacacacacacacacacacacacacacagacagagagagaaagagagagagagagagagagagaggaatattactcagccataaaacagaatggagtcttgccatttgcaacaacataatgATCTACaggatgttaagtgaaataagttagagaaagacaaatgccatatgatttcactcatatgtggaatctaaaaacaaaataaatgagttaaaaaaaaacaacaaaaaccagaattCGACAtataaatacagtgaacaaactaATGCTTGCCAGAGGTGAGGCAGGTAGGGGGATGGTGATGGtaagtgggagatacaggttgCCTGTTATGGAAAGaacaagtcacaggaataaaaggcacagtataAGAAATACAGTCAATGAAATTACAATACtgttttatggtgacagatggagctacacttgtgttgagcatagcataatgtaaaaGTTTGTCAAAACCCAgtgttgtacaccttaaagtAATGTAatatgtgtgtcaactatactcaaagaaaaattttcaaacaaaaatatttttattttattttatcaaaaactcaaacaaaaatattattatttttctaaactgagacatttaggggcacctgggtggctcagtcggttaaacatctgactttggctcgggtcatgatctcatggtttgtgggttcgagccccatgtcgggctctgtgctgacagctccgagcctggagcctgcttcagattctgtctccccctctctgtgcccctcccccccacttgtgctctgtctctgtctctcaaaaataaataaatatttaaaacaatttttaaactgagacatttaaaaatgtttaaaacgaCTTCAAAAAAGATGTCCCCAAGATGTTCAAATACTTTTaggttttctctttgcctttggaaGTCTTTACAGTTTCCACATACTcattgtttgtgtttatttaagaaattcaGGTTTACTATCTGAAACAGCCCAAAAACTATTCCCTTTGCTTTCACTTTTGATGCATTATATTCTCTACTTATGAGGACTGAGGTATATACCAAACTGTAATAAATATGGcatcccctccttccctttctcaaaaCACTTCAATGGCTTTAcattggcaataaaaaggaacccATTAGGCCTGAAAACTCTGGTCTCTTCCCTTCTATAATATCtcagcacaggggtgcctgggtggctccatggcttaagcatccaacttcagcttatgatctcatagctcgtgagttcgaggcctctgtcaggctctttgctgacagctcagagcctggagcctgcttcagattttgtgtctccatctgtctctgttccttcccccctcacacatactctctctctctcaaaaataaataaacattaaaaattaaaaaaaaatctcggCATAgatcttttcccttttattcatCCATCTCGTTCACAAGGTTTACTTTTAATACTTACAAACTCTTTCTCACTTCACAATGTCTATGTATACTGGCCTtttcctggaatgttcttttcctTGCACAAATGTCTAATGCTAGGGCTTTCTTAATGTGTTGGTATAAACATCTCTCCTTAAAATGATCTTCTGAGACAACCACTCCTGACATAGATCTCTCGCTTTGATATTCTCTCCAGAGCAGGGACCAGGTCTGTGTCTATAACCATAACCATATATCTGTATTGCTTTGGACAGTGCTTGGTacctagtaaatatttttttactgtttcataaATGACTGAATTCAGTTGAAAAATCATTGTGTTTATGTTATCTGGTACAGCAAGCTGCACTGAGCAGTTCATGGTTTTAATCTGTAATATTTGTGTTGATATTGATTCTTAGAAAACTATTTGAGTACACAAAGGTATgttggaaacatttatttttaggcaTATTTTTTACATTCTACTAAAGATGATTAGCATATTGAGGCTATATAGTGAGAAAGTATTCTTATCCCCATTCAAATCACAATGCCTCTGTGAAGACTCCATATGGTTAACAAATATTGATGGATGGTTTAACACCTATGAAGTTACTTAAtataactttagaaataaaaattgataataaacACCGTATAGTGTGCTATCTTACTAAGTTTACCCATTTTTACATACTGGGccattaaaactataaaatttttgtAAGAAGACATATGATTGGATATTTTAAACAGTCATCAGGGTCGTTTCCCTGACTTCtaagaaaagaaagtacaaggAAGTAATGAATGCACACTAATTTATGTATTAAattactgctatgaacattttccattagatttttaataaaactgaCCTTAATATTCCATGAATTTTGAGGGAGGAAATTgaaagtctttaaatttttaattttgattgttctgataaatattaaatttgatatttaatatcAAAACCCCAATAGCAGAGAACACAAAACAATCAGCTGTTATAAACGTTCTTTAGGAAGTGAGCCAAGAGCCAATATGCTGGCTGCTGAGTCTCTTAATGGctgctttcatttcttgattCCTCAGAGTGTAAATAATTGGATTAAGGAGAGGGGTGATTATAGagtaaaacacagaaagaaacttATCTACAGAGTAACTCTTGAACGGGAAAACATAGATGAAGATAGCAGGACCAAAGAAGAGAGTGACCACAGTGATGTGAGCAGACAGTGTGGACACTGCCTTAGAGGATGCACTGGAGGAGTGCTGCCAGATGGTGACCAGCATGACAATGTAG comes from Panthera tigris isolate Pti1 chromosome B3, P.tigris_Pti1_mat1.1, whole genome shotgun sequence and encodes:
- the LOC102969280 gene encoding olfactory receptor 4L1-like, with protein sequence MDTMNSSMISEFVLLGLTNIWELEIFFFFIFLLAYAAIVAGNFLIVVTVTFDSHLYSTPMYFLLGNLSFLDMCISTITTPKMVTDFLKENKTISLWGCMAQMFFLHFLGGSEMTLLIVMAVDRYIAICKPLHYTSIMNRRVLTGSVLLSWVVGFVHTMSQMVFTINLPFCGPNILDDIFCDLPLVLKLACTETYVLELLVTADSGLLSFICFILLLVSYTVILVTVRRRSSGGLSRALSTLSAHITVVTLFFGPCIFIYAWPVSSFSVDKFLSVFYSIITPLLNPIIYTLRNKEMKAAMNRLRTQHVRSRQIF